A region from the Brachionichthys hirsutus isolate HB-005 unplaced genomic scaffold, CSIRO-AGI_Bhir_v1 contig_296, whole genome shotgun sequence genome encodes:
- the LOC137915042 gene encoding LOW QUALITY PROTEIN: scavenger receptor cysteine-rich type 1 protein M130-like (The sequence of the model RefSeq protein was modified relative to this genomic sequence to represent the inferred CDS: substituted 2 bases at 2 genomic stop codons): MMWFLFLSVVLVESLFFFIXAGDANRLILKNGRNPCEGHIEIYHNSTWGHVGDTQWSTNTEEVVCRSAHCGKHVSTENILRPVGSKVWLNDFKCNGKENHLWDCTIPGWSVSLYRQDAMKWIKCSNEIKISLDGFECAGAVKYSTDGGKTSGYICDDNWGPNEANMLCQSLGCGTSIEVPHLMVWREFESSAKMKIACSGIENVDNLWQCATNHDTSSCSSPASVRCSGHLRMQLRGNTPNVCRGQLEVEEDGNWRPRRKSTTVSPDKWCQRMYCGTNASHSLDGMELNCTGNVIVGLMDKNRPSKCYGAVYVLVNASRHPVCASKWTSKEAELVCRELNCGKLVGQATIRSHVQNGIMDNVICSGKESSLWYCRAKRDSKPFSCSSQAYVVCAGSVDVRLADGPGRCAGRVEVQYTGQWRRADKKGWTDTNSDVVCKQLKCGNKRKSPYPGDFSQGSGDFLAKAVNCSSNALHISECVNFSKAASGEKFMIAITCEKHIVVFLKANRSCSGMVGIEQGGIPYWLSGSKETWNLASANTVCRQMSCRKALEFNSVPSTHMKGDIWIGSYECSSNNASLFECKNATLPSDHYDTIATVECSGNISVTLSNSCWGNVNACVEGNCGNVCEDTWTKHKSSMLCENLNCGIPIRTNGQPGKGRVIIKSVHLTNHTTNLNQCNLVLNSKKDTSCDHKPAYVVCSGSLKTRITASRQKCFGTVEMYSEGQWLPVCVDALRDNVTQKIICMEEKCGEAVNVNEHFGPKTAWPRVISQIQCLANNSNSFKACTMTSDRRNCTQGVLQCSGWRKMELKFGKACSGAVFVHSEKGRQAVSSEGWTEAEGNRLCQDLKCGNFKFNTSTKFNYFWNGSFNCEGVKDPMNIWACEKPALSAPNQLNIECDDEPKITLSEKCAGEVKINNISVCSSHWNMDYSFLVCQEHGCIGAISFDSTPPNPKETYHHVSCEDYHHNLGQCNRYMSKCDGGLVSIVCAGDLKFKTTENCGGQIQVNYRNQWEKVCLLSFPAEQKEKLCHHLLCPGHNDSLAIPNRIQLDTESLETALDCTNDYNFKYCVKSWSCGSLKPAEIYCNGYERKTPVLSRSHKVSIILGAGLILVLVVVILFLCIKTASKSALSNKKVEPKSRKHDDVSRGAEKGHHKFRSEAECMMEAGTQSISSYDDIDETFKAQPLSFQATTAAIPRENYFYEDGATCEVDGLEEAYDDIDGCPEILQAKAEIHSSPQNAPETVALAHLGLMREGEDXAKAGRIS; this comes from the exons atgaaataaaaataagctTGGATGGATTTGAATGTGCAGGAGCTGTCAAATACTCCACTGACGGAGGGAAAACGTCAGGCTACATTTGTGACGACAACTGGG GACCAAATGAAGCCAACATGTTGTGTCAAAGCCTCGGCTGTGGCACATCCATTGAGGTTCCACATCTGATGGTTTGGAGGGAATTTGAAAGTTCAGCAAAAATGAAGATTGCGTGTTCGGGGATAGAAAATGTCGATAATCTGTGGCAGTGTGCCACAAATCATGATACAAGTTCATGCTCAAGCCCTGCTTCTGTCAGATGCTCAG GTCATTTGAGAATGCAGCTCAGAGGAAACACACCAAACGTCTGTCGTGGGCAGCTAGAGGTAGAGGAGGACGGCAACTGGAGACCTCGTAGAAAGTCTACTACGGTGAGCCCTGATAAGTGGTGTCAGCGGATGTACTGTGGTACTAATGCCAGCCACAGTCTGGATGGCATGGAGCTGAATTGCACAG GCAATGTCATAGTAGGTTTAATGGACAAGAATAGACCCAGCAAGTGCTATGGGGCAGTTTATGTTCTGGTGAATGCTTCAAGACATCCTGTGTGTGCTTCCAAATGGACCAGTAAAGAAGCTGAACTGGTTTGCCGGGAGCTAAACTGTGGGAAA TTGGTTGGTCAGGCCACGATACGATCACACGTTCAAAATGGGATCATGGACAACGTAATCTGCTCAGGCAAAGAGTCCTCATTGTGGTACTGTAGAGCAAAGCGAGACAGCAAGCCATTCTCCTGTTCTTCTCAGGCCTACGTAGTCTGTGCAG GAAGTGTTGATGTGAGATTAGCTGATGGTCCTGGAAGATGTGCTGGGAGAGTGGAAGTCCAGTATACTGGCCAATGGAGAAGGGCTGATAAAAAAGGTTGGACAGACACCAATTCTGATGTTGTCTGCAAGCAATTGAAATGTGGGAATAAGAGAAAATCCCCATATCCTGGTGATTTCAGCCAGGGCTCCGGTGATTTCCTGGCTAAGGCTGTGAATTGTAGTTCCAATGCCCTCCATATATCTGAGTGTGTTAATTTCTCAAAGGCCGCATCTGGGGAGAAGTTCATGATAGCGATCACCTGTGAAA AGCACATAGTCGTATTTCTCAAAGCAAATCGTTCCTGTTCTGGCATGGTGGGGATAGAGCAGGGTGGAATTCCCTACTGGCTGTCTGGTTCGAAGGAGACATGGAACTTGGCATCTGCAAACACCGTCTGTCGGCAGATGTCCTGTAGGAAAGCCCTGGAATTCAACTCAGTCCCCAGCACTCATATGAAAGGAGACATTTGGATTGGTTCGTACGAGTGCTCATCCAACAATGCATCTTtgtttgaatgtaaaaatgcaaCTCTGCCATCTGACCACTACGACACTATTGCTACTGTGGAATGTTCAG GAAACATTAGCGTAACCCTATCCAATAGTTGTTGGGGGAACGTCAACGCTTGTGTTGAGGGGAATTGTGGGAATGTATGCGAAGACACCTGGACCAAGCACAAGTCCAGCATGCTGTGTGAAAACCTGAACTGTGGGATCCCAATCAGGACCAATGGACAACCTGGAAAAGGGAGGGTGATCATCAAGAGTGTGCACTTGACAAATCACACAACCAACCTGAACCAGTGCAACCTCGTCTTAAACAGTAAAAAAGATACCAGCTGTGACCACAAACCAGCCTACGTTGTTTGCTCAG GAAGTCTCAAAACCAGAATCACTGCATCTCGACAGAAATGCTTTGGAACTGTGGAGATGTATTCTGAAGGTCAGTGGCTCCCCGTGTGCGTCGATGCTCTTCGAGACAATGTAACGCAAAAAATAATCTGCATGGAGGAGAAATGTGGAGAAGCTGTAAATGTGAATGAGCATTTTGGACCGAAAACAGCATGGCCTCGTGTCATTTCACAAATTCAGTGTCTTGCAAATAACAGTAACTCGTTTAAAGCATGCACAATGACTTCTGATCGGCGAAACTGCACCCAGGGTGTCCTCCAGTGCTCCG GCTGGCGGAAGATGGAGCTGAAATTTGGCAAAGCATGCAGTGGAGCTGTGTTTGTTCACTCAGAGAAAGGTAGACAGGCTGTCTCCAGTGAAGGCTGGACAGAAGCTGAGGGAAACAGGCTGTGTCAGGATCTGAAATGTGGCAACTTCAAGTTTAACACATCAACTAAATTCAATTATTTCTGGAATGGAAGCTTCAACTGCGAAGGTGTCAAAGATCCAATGAACATCTGGGCCTGTGAAAAACCAGCTTTGTCTGCACCGAATCAGCTCAATATTGAATGTGATG ACGAGCCAAAGATCACCCTTTCAGAGAAATGTGCCGGTGAAGTCAAGATAAACAACATCAGTGTGTGCAGCAGTCACTGGAACATGGACTACTCATTCTTGGTTTGTCAGGAACACGGTTGCATCGGCGCCATTTCCTTTGATTCGACACCACCTAATCCAAAGGAGACGTACCACCACGTCAGCTGTGAGGACTACCATCACAATCTCGGCCAATGCAACAGATATATGTCAAAGTGTGACGGAGGACTGGTGTCCATCGTCTGTGCTG gtGATTTGAAGTTCAAGACGACAGAAAATTGTGGAGGTCAGATTCAAGTCAATTATCGAAATCAATGGGAAAAAGTGTGTCTCCTGTCATTTCCCGctgagcagaaagaaaaactgtGTCATCATCTCCTTTGTCCTGGTCACAATGATAGCTTAGCAATACCCAACAGGATACAACTG gACACGGAGAGCTTAGAAACAGCGCTGGATTGTACTAACGACTACAATTTCAAGTACTGTGTCAAGAGCTGGTCCTGTGGTTCACTGAAACCAGCCGAGATCTATTGTAACG GTTATGAGAGAAAGacacctgttctcagcagatcCCACAAAGTGTCTATCatcctgggggcggggcttatctTGGTTCTGGTTgtagtgattttatttttgtgcatcAAGACAGCCAGCAAATCTGCATT GTCAAATAAAAAAGTCGAGCCCAAAAGTCGCAAGCATGATGATGTCTCAAGAGGAGCAGAGAAAGGTCATCACA AGTTCAGGTCAGAGGCTGAATGCATGATGGAGGCCGGAACACAGAGCATTTCCTCTTATGATGATATTGATGAAACGTTCAAGGCTCAGCCACTGAGCTTTCAAGCCACCACTGCTGCCATCCCCCGAGAAAACTACTTTTATGAAG ATGGGGCGACCTGTGAGGTGGACGGCTTGGAGGAGGCCTATGATGACATTGATGGCTGCCCTGAAATCCTTCAGGCTAAAGCTGAAATACACAGCAGTCCACAAAATGCCCCTGAAACTGTGGCATTGGCCCATCTCGGACTGATGCGAGAGGGTGAGGACTAGGCCAAGGCCGGACGG aTCAGCTAA
- the LOC137915043 gene encoding serine/threonine-protein kinase SBK1-like, with protein MIELGLIDGSLIDELMELTAQSLGQLEIQEHFNIIKEIGRGKYGKVLLVTHRFRGTPMALKVMPKSSTKLQGFLREYCISLHLSCHPCIVGLFGIAFQSNEHYCFAQELVIGRDLFAVIQPKVGIPESSVKRCALQIASALEFIHSHGLVHRDVKPENILLLDNHCCQVKLADFGLAQKRGTLICFITGTLPYMAPELCTMALLEGQKEVTAPPLCVEPSLDTFAFGVVIFCILTGYFPWECCMDTDDFYQEFADWCRIETKTETEENVPPLWKRFTPVAMEMFGKLLALDAGERCTVGEVRAYAEKDWLKKQQQKSENASDSQNNTGLIDGEPA; from the exons ATGATTGAACTGGGCCTTATTGATGGCAGCCTGATTGACGAACTGATGGAGCTGACGGCTCAGAGCCTCGGGCAGCTGGAGATCCAGGAACACTTCAACATCATCAAGGAGATTGGCCGAGGGAAATATGGCAAAGTGCTGCTAGTCACACATCGGTTCAGGG GTACTCCCATGGCCTTGAAAGTGATGCCCAAATCCTCGACTAAGCTGCAGGGCTTTCTGCGAGAGTACTGCATCTCTTTACACCTCTCCTGCCACCCCTGCATCGTGGGTCTTTTTGGAATCGCCTTCCAGTCTAATGAGCACTACTGCTTTGCCCAGGAGCTGGTCATTGGGCGGGACCTGTTTGCTGTCATCCAGCCAAAG GTGGGTATCCCTGAATCTTCGGTAAAACGTTGTGCCCTCCAGATTGCCAGTGCTTTGGAGTTCATTCACAGCCATGGCCTTGTCCATCGTGATGTCAAGCCCGAAAACATCCTATTATTGGATAATCACTGCTGCCAGGTCAAGCTGGCAGATTTTGGCCTGGCCCAGAAGAGAGGCACTCTGATATGCTTCATCACAGGAACATTGCCCTATATGGCGCCGGAGCTCTGTACTATGGCCCTGCTGGAAGGCCAGAAAGAAGTGACTGCTCCTCCACTTTGTGTGGAGCCAAGTCTAGACACCTTCGCCTTTGGGGTAGTTATCTTTTGCATCCTTACAGGCTACTTCCCCTGGGAGTGCTGCATGGACACAGATGACTTTTACCAGGAGTTTGCAGACTGGTGCAGAATAGAGACAAAAACCGAAACGGAGGAGAATGTTCCACCTCTGTGGAAAAGGTTCACTCCAGTAGCAATGGAGATGTTTGGCAAGCTACTGGCCCTGGATGCAGGAGAGAGGTGCACAGTGGGAGAAGTAAGAGCGTATGCAGAGAAGGACTGGCttaagaagcagcagcagaagtcagAAAACGCCAGTGACTCCCAGAACAACACTGGACTAATTGATGGAGAACCAGCCTAA